One part of the Thermoanaerobacterium sp. CMT5567-10 genome encodes these proteins:
- a CDS encoding nucleoside-diphosphate sugar epimerase/dehydratase has protein sequence MEKNIRKYLLILIDALLINIAFFMAFFLRFDYHVVEPYFTLYTQSFIIFTLANIFTFIFFRQYHKIWRYVNLKDLIDMMVVITIGSAISSLILFLLQIHLPRSIYPLSWLLNIILIISSRMFYRYIMSNSKVKIKNIVFKNTLIIGAGSAGQMLIRELRAHLEIGLKPVAILDDDRSKIYRSMEGVPIVGTLDDIVKAVKENEIDEVIYAIPSASRTVLRKVIDSLSELHMKVKTLPGIYELVNGKVSVNQIRDVDINDLLGRDPIKIDLDEISSYIKGKKVMVTGGGGSIGSELCRQIAKFNPSHLVILDIYENNMYDIQQELLRKYPDLRMTCLVASIRDEKKLNIIFKEYKPEIVFHAAAHKHVPLMEDSPHEAVKNNVYGTLNLVRCANAYNVKRFVMISTDKAVNPTSVMGATKRICEMIIQSFDKVSKTEFVAVRFGNVLGSNGSVIPLFKKQIAEGGPVTVTHEDVKRYFMTIPEAVQLVIQAGAMANGGEIFVLDMGEPVKIIDLARDLIRLSGFEPDVDIPIKITGLRPGEKLFEELLMTDDKYTSTKHDKIFIEKPGFNDYDGLVLTLEKYKSKIDDMNTYEIKEFIKSIVPEYNSPELETIDEVSATTINPK, from the coding sequence ATGGAAAAGAATATAAGAAAGTATCTACTTATCCTTATAGATGCATTGTTAATCAATATTGCTTTTTTTATGGCTTTTTTCTTGAGATTTGATTATCATGTAGTAGAACCATATTTCACATTGTATACGCAGTCATTTATAATTTTTACATTAGCGAACATATTTACATTTATATTTTTTAGGCAATACCATAAGATATGGCGGTATGTTAATTTAAAAGATTTGATAGACATGATGGTTGTCATAACAATAGGAAGTGCCATATCATCACTGATATTATTTTTATTGCAGATACATTTGCCAAGGTCTATTTATCCATTAAGCTGGCTTTTGAATATCATATTAATTATTTCAAGTAGGATGTTTTATAGATATATAATGAGCAATTCAAAAGTAAAAATAAAAAATATAGTTTTTAAAAACACGCTCATAATAGGTGCTGGAAGTGCCGGGCAAATGTTAATAAGAGAATTAAGAGCACACCTTGAAATAGGATTAAAGCCAGTAGCTATACTTGACGATGATAGATCAAAGATATATAGGAGTATGGAAGGTGTCCCTATTGTAGGTACACTCGATGATATAGTTAAAGCAGTCAAGGAAAATGAAATTGATGAAGTGATATATGCAATTCCTTCTGCGTCAAGGACGGTATTGAGAAAAGTAATTGATAGCTTAAGTGAATTACATATGAAAGTAAAAACGCTTCCTGGAATATATGAGCTAGTGAATGGTAAAGTGTCTGTTAATCAAATACGAGATGTTGATATAAACGACTTATTAGGAAGAGATCCAATAAAGATAGATTTAGATGAAATAAGCAGTTACATAAAAGGCAAGAAGGTAATGGTAACTGGTGGAGGTGGATCGATAGGTTCAGAATTATGCAGGCAAATAGCAAAGTTCAATCCTTCACACCTTGTAATCCTTGATATATATGAAAACAATATGTACGATATACAGCAGGAATTATTAAGAAAATATCCAGATCTAAGAATGACGTGTCTTGTAGCTAGTATAAGGGATGAGAAAAAGTTAAATATCATATTTAAAGAATATAAACCTGAAATTGTTTTTCATGCTGCTGCACATAAACACGTTCCATTGATGGAAGATAGTCCACATGAAGCAGTTAAAAATAATGTATATGGAACATTGAATCTTGTCAGATGTGCAAATGCATATAATGTAAAACGCTTTGTTATGATTTCAACTGATAAAGCTGTTAATCCTACAAGCGTAATGGGCGCAACAAAGAGAATTTGTGAAATGATAATTCAATCATTTGATAAGGTTAGTAAAACAGAATTTGTTGCAGTTAGATTTGGTAATGTTTTAGGAAGTAATGGCAGTGTAATACCATTGTTTAAAAAACAAATAGCAGAAGGTGGACCTGTAACAGTTACACATGAAGATGTAAAAAGATATTTTATGACAATTCCAGAAGCAGTTCAATTGGTAATACAGGCAGGTGCTATGGCAAATGGTGGAGAGATATTTGTACTTGACATGGGAGAGCCTGTAAAGATTATAGATCTTGCAAGAGATTTGATACGCTTATCGGGTTTTGAACCAGATGTGGATATTCCTATTAAGATTACAGGACTAAGACCTGGTGAGAAATTATTTGAAGAACTGCTTATGACAGATGACAAATATACGTCAACAAAACATGACAAAATTTTTATAGAGAAACCAGGATTTAATGACTATGATGGCTTAGTTTTAACTTTAGAAAAATATAAATCTAAAATAGATGATATGAATACATATGAGATAAAAGAATTTATAAAATCGATTGTACCTGAGTATAACTCACCTGAACTTGAAACAATTGATGAAGTTAGTGCTACTACAATTAACCCGAAATAA
- a CDS encoding KTSC domain-containing protein has protein sequence MIFVSSSRICMVGQVNNVMQVRFRDGAIYEYYDVTKPEFKDFMSSSSLGAVLSKLDKAHSYRCIQYYIYY, from the coding sequence ATGATTTTTGTATCATCAAGTCGAATATGCATGGTAGGCCAGGTAAATAATGTAATGCAAGTACGATTTAGAGATGGAGCAATTTATGAATATTATGATGTAACTAAGCCTGAATTCAAAGATTTTATGAGTTCTTCCTCATTAGGGGCAGTATTATCAAAACTTGATAAAGCGCACAGTTATCGTTGTATTCAATATTATATCTATTACTGA
- a CDS encoding HAD hydrolase-like protein gives MKDFNINLDKSIIVGDKEIDIQTGKNAGIGKCILVRSGHQVDEDKTKADII, from the coding sequence TTGAAGGACTTTAATATAAATTTAGATAAAAGCATTATAGTAGGTGATAAAGAAATAGATATTCAAACAGGAAAAAATGCAGGCATTGGTAAATGTATTTTAGTAAGAAGTGGTCATCAAGTGGATGAAGATAAAACAAAAGCAGATATTATATAA